From Ancylobacter pratisalsi, one genomic window encodes:
- a CDS encoding FGGY-family carbohydrate kinase — MSYVLGLDIGTTSTIGLLLKLPGEIAAMTSRPVTLSSPHAGWAEEDPAQWWDNVCAITRELIATAGIDPAEIAAIGVTGMLPAVVLLDAEGHLLRPSIQQSDGRCGTEVAELRAEKDEASFIARAGNGINQQLVTAKLRWIARHEPQVFARIATVFGSYDYVNWRLSGERAVEQNWALEAGFVDVARHEIDDELVAWAGIPRSAVPRKTASHEVMGRVNAEGAAATGLVAGTPIIGGAADMIASALGAGVTQTGDILIKFGGAIDILVATDQVKPDPRLYLDYHLIPGLFMPNGCMATGGSGLNWFVRTFAGGEAMAAEREGISVHQHLDRLAAERPAGADGLMILPYFLGEKTPIHDPAARGVFDGLTLSHDIGHLWRALLEAYAYASAHHVEVLRDMGHSAQRVLVSDGGSNSRVWMQIIADVLGQPVHRLKGHPGSSLGAAWTAAVGVGLADWPGIARFVQQDEVLQPNPAHAEVYEAGYRRYRDLYRCLAAQRRVA, encoded by the coding sequence ATGAGCTACGTCCTCGGACTCGATATCGGCACGACGTCGACCATCGGACTGCTTCTCAAGCTTCCCGGTGAGATCGCCGCCATGACCTCGCGGCCGGTGACGCTGTCTTCCCCTCATGCGGGCTGGGCCGAAGAAGACCCGGCGCAGTGGTGGGACAATGTCTGCGCGATCACGCGCGAGCTGATCGCCACGGCGGGCATCGACCCGGCCGAGATCGCCGCCATCGGCGTGACCGGCATGCTGCCGGCCGTCGTGCTGCTGGACGCGGAGGGCCACCTGCTGCGCCCCTCCATCCAGCAGAGCGACGGGCGCTGCGGCACCGAGGTCGCCGAACTGCGCGCGGAAAAGGACGAGGCCTCGTTCATCGCCAGGGCCGGAAACGGCATCAACCAGCAGCTGGTCACCGCCAAGCTGCGCTGGATCGCGCGGCACGAGCCGCAGGTCTTCGCCCGCATCGCCACGGTGTTCGGTTCCTATGACTACGTGAACTGGCGGCTGTCCGGCGAACGGGCGGTGGAGCAGAACTGGGCGCTGGAGGCGGGCTTCGTCGATGTCGCGCGCCATGAGATCGACGACGAACTCGTCGCCTGGGCCGGCATTCCCCGCAGCGCCGTTCCGCGAAAGACCGCCTCCCACGAGGTGATGGGCCGGGTGAACGCCGAAGGCGCCGCCGCCACCGGCCTTGTGGCCGGCACACCCATTATCGGCGGCGCGGCCGATATGATCGCCTCGGCCCTCGGAGCCGGCGTCACCCAGACGGGCGACATCCTCATCAAGTTCGGCGGCGCGATCGACATTCTCGTCGCCACCGATCAGGTGAAGCCCGATCCGCGGCTCTATCTCGACTACCACCTCATCCCCGGCCTGTTCATGCCCAATGGCTGCATGGCGACCGGCGGCTCGGGCCTGAACTGGTTCGTGCGCACCTTTGCCGGCGGCGAGGCGATGGCCGCCGAACGCGAGGGCATCAGCGTGCACCAGCACCTCGACCGGCTCGCCGCCGAGCGGCCGGCGGGCGCCGATGGCCTGATGATCCTGCCCTATTTCCTCGGCGAGAAGACCCCGATCCACGATCCCGCCGCGCGCGGCGTCTTCGATGGCCTCACCCTGTCCCACGACATCGGCCATCTGTGGCGCGCACTGCTCGAAGCCTATGCCTATGCCAGCGCGCACCATGTCGAGGTGCTGCGCGACATGGGCCATTCCGCCCAACGTGTGCTGGTGTCGGATGGCGGCTCGAACTCGCGGGTGTGGATGCAGATCATCGCGGATGTGCTCGGCCAGCCGGTTCATCGGCTCAAGGGTCATCCCGGCTCCTCGCTCGGTGCCGCCTGGACCGCCGCCGTGGGCGTGGGCCTCGCCGACTGGCCCGGCATTGCCCGCTTCGTGCAGCAGGACGAGGTGCTCCAGCCCAACCCCGCCCATGCCGAGGTGTATGAGGCGGGCTATCGGCGTTATCGCGATCTCTATCGCTGCCTCGCGGCCCAGCGGCGTGTCGCGTGA
- a CDS encoding BtpA/SgcQ family protein, which produces MVFECFGDKKKVVISMAHIGALPGAPLYDADGGLDKLIEGVLADVEKLQAGGVDAIMFGNENDRPYVFKGSPASIAAMTAIVQAVKPHLKVPFGVNYLWDPVATVAIGSVTGASFVREIFTGLFASDMGLWEPNCAEAARLRHDLKRDDMKMLFNINAEFAHSLDQRPIELRAKSAVFSSLADAILVSGPITGQPADQSHLRKVAETVKEVPIFANTGVNIDNIRDVFSVASGVVIGTHFKVDGNTWNPVEAARVSRFMDVVNAIR; this is translated from the coding sequence ATGGTATTCGAATGCTTTGGCGACAAGAAGAAGGTCGTCATCTCCATGGCTCACATCGGCGCCCTTCCGGGAGCGCCGCTCTATGACGCCGATGGCGGCCTCGACAAGCTGATCGAGGGCGTTCTGGCCGATGTCGAGAAGCTTCAGGCCGGCGGCGTCGATGCCATCATGTTCGGCAACGAGAACGACCGCCCCTACGTGTTCAAGGGCTCCCCGGCATCGATCGCGGCTATGACGGCGATCGTGCAGGCGGTGAAGCCGCACCTCAAGGTGCCGTTCGGCGTCAACTATCTGTGGGATCCGGTGGCCACGGTCGCGATCGGCTCGGTCACCGGCGCCAGCTTCGTGCGCGAGATCTTCACCGGCCTGTTCGCTTCCGACATGGGCCTGTGGGAGCCGAACTGCGCCGAGGCCGCGCGGTTGCGCCATGATCTGAAGCGCGACGACATGAAGATGCTCTTCAACATCAACGCCGAGTTCGCCCATTCGCTCGACCAGCGCCCCATCGAGCTGCGCGCCAAGAGCGCGGTGTTCTCCTCGCTCGCCGACGCCATCCTGGTCTCCGGCCCGATCACCGGACAGCCGGCCGACCAGTCGCATCTGCGCAAGGTCGCCGAGACGGTGAAGGAGGTGCCGATCTTCGCCAATACCGGCGTCAACATCGACAATATCCGCGACGTGTTCTCGGTCGCCTCCGGCGTGGTCATCGGCACCCATTTCAAGGTCGACGGCAACACCTGGAACCCCGTCGAGGCGGCGCGCGTGTCGCGCTTCATGGATGTCGTGAACGCCATCCGCTGA
- a CDS encoding DeoR/GlpR family DNA-binding transcription regulator: MAEEASFRDKAGEEQAGGDERQRMLSHVRHSRILEHLSMTGSIGVTAIAADLGVSDMTIRRDLVELEREGRLVRVHGGAVLADAPASIAMDSEEPRFDARLRRGSDAKSAIAAYAATLVAGYRTLAVDVGTTTYLMAGHLRDAAHLKVFTNSLRISALLDGGAPEVYVAGGRVRAEEMSVYGPTAVAQFEKLWFDAAVLGTSGITAEGFFDYSFEDTDMKRVYLRRSGLRILLCDSAKFQRMSLVQVGAFSEISMLITDAEPPPRIAAALTAARVDVRIAPPYPGN; the protein is encoded by the coding sequence ATGGCTGAAGAAGCGTCTTTTCGGGACAAGGCTGGGGAGGAGCAGGCCGGCGGCGACGAGCGCCAGCGCATGCTTTCCCATGTGCGTCATTCCCGCATTCTCGAACATCTCAGCATGACCGGCTCCATCGGCGTCACCGCCATCGCCGCCGATCTCGGCGTGTCGGACATGACCATCCGCCGCGATCTGGTGGAACTGGAGCGCGAGGGGCGCCTGGTGCGCGTGCATGGCGGCGCCGTGCTCGCCGACGCCCCCGCCAGCATCGCCATGGATAGTGAGGAGCCGCGCTTCGATGCGCGCCTGCGTCGGGGCAGCGACGCGAAAAGCGCCATCGCCGCCTATGCCGCGACCCTGGTTGCCGGGTACCGGACGCTGGCCGTGGATGTCGGCACCACAACCTATCTGATGGCCGGCCATCTGCGCGACGCGGCCCACCTCAAGGTGTTCACCAACAGCCTGCGCATTTCCGCCCTGCTCGATGGCGGCGCGCCGGAGGTCTATGTCGCCGGCGGCCGGGTGCGCGCGGAAGAGATGTCGGTCTACGGGCCGACCGCCGTCGCGCAGTTCGAGAAGCTCTGGTTCGACGCGGCGGTTCTTGGCACGTCGGGCATCACCGCCGAGGGGTTCTTCGATTACTCGTTCGAGGACACCGACATGAAGCGCGTCTATCTGCGCCGCTCGGGGCTTCGAATCCTGTTGTGCGATTCCGCCAAGTTCCAGCGCATGTCGCTGGTGCAGGTCGGCGCGTTCAGCGAGATCAGCATGCTCATCACCGACGCGGAGCCGCCCCCGCGCATCGCCGCCGCGCTCACTGCGGCGCGCGTGGATGTGCGCATCGCGCCCCCCTATCCCGGAAACTGA
- a CDS encoding SDR family NAD(P)-dependent oxidoreductase, which translates to MIPTTAPTPVYPELAGRRAFITGAAAGIGRAIAQALSRQGVTVAIGDINLAAARDAADALGHGAVAIGIDVRERAGVAASLQQVLDTLGGCDLLVANAGVSTMTAALDLTDEEWDFNFAVNTRGVFLTNQIAARHFVSEGKGCIVNTASLAAKVGAPLLAHYSASKFAVLGWTQALARELAPKGIRVNAVCPGFVATSMQTREVEWEAQLRNITPEQVVADYIAQTPLGRLEQPEDVADVVAFLCSDQARFMTGQGINVTGGVYMT; encoded by the coding sequence ATGATCCCGACCACCGCGCCCACGCCGGTTTATCCTGAACTCGCAGGCCGCCGCGCCTTCATCACCGGGGCGGCCGCCGGTATCGGGCGGGCCATTGCCCAGGCGCTGTCGCGTCAGGGCGTGACGGTGGCGATCGGCGACATCAATCTGGCGGCGGCGCGGGACGCGGCGGATGCCCTGGGCCATGGCGCCGTGGCCATTGGCATCGATGTGCGCGAGCGGGCGGGCGTCGCGGCCAGCCTCCAGCAGGTGCTGGATACGCTCGGCGGCTGCGACCTGCTCGTCGCCAATGCCGGCGTCTCCACCATGACGGCCGCGCTCGACCTCACCGACGAGGAATGGGACTTCAACTTCGCGGTCAATACCCGCGGTGTTTTCCTTACCAACCAGATCGCGGCGCGGCATTTCGTGAGCGAAGGCAAGGGGTGCATCGTCAACACCGCCTCGCTTGCGGCCAAGGTGGGCGCGCCGCTTCTGGCGCATTACTCGGCATCGAAATTCGCGGTGCTCGGCTGGACCCAGGCGCTGGCGCGCGAACTGGCGCCGAAGGGCATCCGCGTCAACGCGGTCTGTCCCGGCTTCGTCGCCACCAGCATGCAGACGCGCGAAGTCGAATGGGAAGCCCAGCTTCGCAACATCACGCCCGAGCAGGTGGTCGCGGACTACATCGCGCAGACCCCGCTCGGTCGCCTCGAACAGCCCGAGGATGTCGCCGACGTGGTGGCGTTCCTGTGCTCCGACCAGGCCCGCTTCATGACCGGGCAGGGCATCAATGTGACGGGCGGCGTGTACATGACCTGA
- a CDS encoding ABC transporter ATP-binding protein has protein sequence MSSIELDHVSKLYANGAYGVRDVDLTIEEGEFVIFLGPSGCGKSTTLRMIAGLESISSGDLRIGGRGVNNVAPRDRNIAVVFQSYALYPHMSVRDNMGFGLKMRGVARPVIETKINEAAGLLGLTPYLDRKPAALSGGQRQRVALGRAIVRDPVAFLLDEPLSNLDAQLRAEMRLELVKLHRRLGRTIVHVTHDQVEAMTMGDRICIMREGRMVQVGRPLDVYADPVDTFVARFLATPPMNLIPARLESRGDGLMLIGAGFELAVPERHRAAYQPHSGREVIFGLRPEDLHEAPQPGLQRLDLTVVAMESLGVENILVGQFGLEPALEMSARLSRHFTAQIGATVPLYLDLTPMHLFDPETTRALPRPSLRLVKP, from the coding sequence ATGTCGTCGATTGAACTCGATCATGTCTCCAAGCTCTACGCCAACGGCGCCTATGGCGTGCGTGACGTCGACCTGACGATCGAGGAGGGCGAGTTCGTGATCTTCCTCGGCCCGTCGGGATGCGGCAAGTCGACAACGCTGCGGATGATCGCGGGGCTGGAGAGCATTTCGTCCGGCGACCTGCGCATTGGCGGGCGCGGCGTGAACAACGTGGCCCCGCGCGATCGCAACATCGCGGTGGTGTTCCAGTCCTATGCGCTCTACCCGCATATGAGCGTGCGCGACAATATGGGCTTCGGGCTCAAGATGCGCGGCGTGGCGCGGCCGGTGATCGAGACCAAGATCAACGAGGCCGCCGGCCTGCTCGGCCTTACCCCCTATCTCGACCGCAAGCCGGCCGCGCTTTCCGGCGGCCAGCGCCAGCGCGTCGCGCTTGGCCGCGCCATCGTGCGCGATCCGGTCGCCTTCCTGCTCGACGAACCGCTGTCCAATCTCGACGCGCAGCTGCGCGCCGAGATGCGGCTCGAACTGGTGAAGCTGCACCGCCGGCTTGGGCGCACGATCGTCCATGTCACCCATGACCAGGTCGAGGCCATGACCATGGGCGACCGCATCTGCATCATGCGCGAGGGCCGGATGGTGCAGGTCGGCCGGCCGCTGGATGTCTATGCCGACCCGGTCGACACCTTTGTGGCGAGGTTCCTCGCCACCCCGCCGATGAACCTCATCCCCGCCCGTCTGGAGAGCCGCGGCGACGGGCTGATGCTGATCGGGGCAGGCTTCGAACTCGCGGTTCCCGAGCGCCATCGCGCGGCCTATCAGCCCCACAGCGGGCGCGAGGTGATCTTCGGCCTGCGCCCGGAAGACCTGCACGAGGCGCCGCAACCGGGGCTGCAGCGCCTCGACCTCACCGTCGTCGCGATGGAATCGCTCGGCGTGGAGAACATCCTGGTCGGCCAGTTCGGCCTTGAGCCGGCGCTGGAGATGTCCGCCCGGCTCTCGCGCCATTTCACGGCGCAGATCGGCGCGACCGTGCCGCTCTATCTCGACCTCACGCCGATGCACCTGTTCGATCCGGAGACCACGCGCGCCCTGCCGCGCCCCAGTCTCCGTCTGGTCAAGCCCTGA
- a CDS encoding carbohydrate ABC transporter permease: protein MRHVALHLGLLIVCAVILLPILWVVRTSFLPEAMSYSTHLLPATTVDNYVELFTTTRYGRSYFNSLVVAFGSVVIALPFAAMTGYAFARFKTSGKGGRFAVLATQMLPSVAIVLPAFALFRTVGLSNSLTGLVIAYAALNLPFLIWILMGFFEGIPVDLEWAAQTDGATAWGAFWRIVLPVSLPGIAAAGVLGFILTWNEFLFALVLSGPQTATVPVALSSLQTSNGVQIAKVSAGVVLAILPLVIASRFIQRFIIQGLTFGSVK from the coding sequence ATGCGGCACGTTGCACTTCATCTGGGCTTGCTCATCGTCTGCGCCGTCATCCTCCTTCCAATTCTATGGGTGGTGCGCACCAGCTTCCTGCCGGAGGCGATGTCCTATTCGACCCACCTGCTGCCGGCGACGACGGTCGACAACTACGTCGAGCTGTTCACCACCACGCGCTATGGCCGCTCCTATTTCAACAGCCTGGTCGTCGCCTTCGGATCGGTGGTCATCGCGCTGCCTTTCGCGGCCATGACCGGCTATGCCTTTGCCCGGTTCAAGACCAGCGGGAAGGGCGGGCGCTTCGCGGTTCTGGCCACGCAGATGCTGCCCTCGGTGGCGATCGTGCTGCCGGCCTTCGCGCTGTTTCGCACCGTCGGCCTCTCCAATTCGCTCACCGGCCTGGTCATCGCCTATGCCGCGCTGAACCTGCCGTTCCTGATCTGGATCCTGATGGGGTTCTTCGAAGGGATTCCGGTGGATCTGGAGTGGGCGGCGCAGACCGATGGCGCCACCGCCTGGGGGGCGTTCTGGCGCATCGTGCTGCCGGTCTCGCTGCCGGGCATCGCGGCGGCCGGTGTGCTCGGCTTCATTCTGACCTGGAACGAGTTCCTGTTCGCGCTGGTGCTGAGCGGCCCGCAGACCGCGACGGTGCCGGTCGCGCTGTCCTCGCTGCAGACCTCCAACGGCGTCCAGATCGCGAAAGTCTCCGCCGGGGTGGTGCTCGCCATCCTGCCCTTGGTCATCGCCTCCCGCTTCATCCAGCGCTTCATCATTCAGGGCCTCACCTTTGGCAGTGTGAAGTAG
- a CDS encoding extracellular solute-binding protein, with the protein MRMKHSLTAALLGASMLAAYPAYAETITLHALMEDVPETQIIESMLPEFEKETGIKVEFEKIGYGDMHDKLVAQLVSPESYYNVLEVDFLWAGEFPAAGWLEDLGPYVAKSGFDLKPFIPSMLELLGQTKDALPILPMYNYSMGMIYRTDLLNDPKIKADYKAQTGKELAVPTTLADYVELSKFFKAKSDVVGAAMQGQRGDPNAMEFSNYLFSVGGAYLDADHKVVLDSAEGLSALKLYADNIQNGAQQGALSATLDDTMRLMCAGDAFSMVTYWWMLPQLDSQEKCPKVAGKLALSVMPGGHGESGGWGWGIPKNTSDESKAAAWKFIEWVQGKKISVARAMEGHAPVRSDVYTDPAVLAKYPFYKTALDVVASGKSFPIFAYSAQYEDVLGAQLSLAAGGQAKPEEALKAASDGLSQLLAK; encoded by the coding sequence ATGCGCATGAAGCACAGCCTTACCGCCGCACTCCTCGGAGCCAGCATGCTGGCCGCCTATCCCGCCTATGCCGAGACCATCACCCTGCACGCCCTGATGGAGGACGTGCCGGAGACGCAGATCATCGAATCGATGCTGCCGGAATTCGAGAAAGAGACCGGCATCAAGGTCGAGTTCGAGAAGATCGGCTATGGCGACATGCACGACAAGCTGGTCGCGCAGCTGGTTTCGCCGGAGAGCTACTACAACGTTCTCGAGGTCGACTTCCTGTGGGCCGGTGAATTCCCGGCGGCGGGCTGGCTGGAAGATCTCGGCCCCTATGTCGCCAAGTCCGGCTTCGACCTGAAGCCCTTCATCCCGTCCATGCTGGAACTGCTCGGCCAGACCAAGGACGCGCTGCCGATCCTGCCCATGTACAACTACTCGATGGGCATGATCTACCGCACCGACCTGCTCAACGATCCCAAGATCAAGGCGGACTACAAGGCGCAGACCGGCAAGGAACTCGCCGTTCCCACCACGCTGGCGGACTATGTCGAGCTGTCCAAGTTCTTCAAGGCCAAGTCCGATGTCGTCGGCGCGGCGATGCAGGGCCAGCGCGGCGACCCGAACGCGATGGAGTTCTCCAACTACCTGTTCTCGGTCGGCGGCGCTTATCTTGATGCCGACCACAAGGTGGTGCTGGACAGCGCAGAGGGACTTTCCGCGCTCAAGCTCTATGCCGACAACATCCAGAACGGTGCCCAGCAGGGCGCTCTTTCCGCCACGCTCGACGACACGATGCGCCTGATGTGCGCGGGTGACGCGTTCAGCATGGTCACCTACTGGTGGATGCTGCCGCAGCTCGACAGCCAGGAAAAGTGCCCGAAGGTCGCCGGCAAGCTGGCGCTTTCGGTGATGCCGGGCGGCCATGGCGAAAGCGGCGGCTGGGGCTGGGGTATCCCGAAGAACACCTCCGACGAATCCAAGGCCGCGGCCTGGAAGTTCATCGAGTGGGTGCAGGGCAAGAAGATCTCGGTCGCCCGCGCGATGGAGGGCCATGCGCCGGTGCGCTCGGACGTCTATACCGACCCGGCCGTGCTGGCGAAGTACCCGTTCTACAAGACCGCCCTCGACGTGGTGGCCTCGGGCAAGTCGTTCCCGATCTTCGCCTATTCCGCGCAGTATGAAGATGTTCTCGGCGCCCAGCTTTCGCTCGCCGCCGGTGGGCAGGCCAAGCCCGAGGAGGCGCTGAAGGCGGCTTCGGACGGCCTCAGCCAGCTGCTCGCCAAGTAA
- a CDS encoding carbohydrate ABC transporter permease → MRLAAFADRDWRTGWAFAAPGLLMLAIVMGFPLVYAAVISVSSLTLLRPSLTPFVGLANFVTVMSEPLFWGAVWLTIKYSVVTVAGEFIIGLGIALMINRTVIMKPVYFAVLTIPMAMSPVSVALIWRMLLQPNLGIVNHMLEVFGLPRVDWLGNADFALWTMAGIDIWQQTSFVVLILAAGLASLPRDPYEAAEVDGASPLQQFWYITLPMLRPVAAIAVIIQLINEFRTYDLPYVLTKGGPGASTEVLSFFAYRRAFLGLHLNEGAAASFVLLLIVLGLTVLFFATLERRR, encoded by the coding sequence ATGCGTCTGGCGGCCTTCGCGGACAGGGATTGGCGAACCGGATGGGCCTTCGCGGCGCCCGGACTGCTGATGCTCGCCATCGTCATGGGCTTTCCGCTGGTCTATGCTGCCGTGATCTCGGTGTCCTCGCTCACCCTGCTGCGGCCCTCGCTCACCCCCTTTGTCGGCCTGGCGAACTTCGTCACGGTGATGAGCGAGCCGCTGTTCTGGGGCGCGGTGTGGCTCACCATCAAATATTCCGTCGTCACGGTGGCCGGCGAGTTCATCATCGGTCTTGGCATCGCGTTGATGATCAACCGGACCGTGATCATGAAGCCGGTCTATTTCGCCGTGCTCACCATTCCGATGGCGATGTCGCCGGTGAGCGTGGCGCTGATCTGGCGCATGCTGCTCCAGCCCAATCTCGGCATCGTCAACCACATGCTGGAAGTGTTCGGGCTGCCGCGCGTCGACTGGCTGGGCAATGCCGACTTCGCGCTGTGGACCATGGCCGGCATCGATATCTGGCAGCAGACCTCCTTCGTGGTGCTGATCCTGGCCGCCGGCCTCGCCTCGCTGCCGCGCGATCCCTATGAGGCCGCCGAGGTCGACGGGGCCAGCCCGCTCCAGCAGTTCTGGTACATCACCCTGCCGATGCTGAGGCCGGTCGCGGCGATCGCGGTGATCATCCAGCTGATCAACGAGTTCCGCACCTACGATCTGCCCTATGTGCTGACAAAGGGCGGGCCGGGGGCCTCGACCGAGGTGCTCAGCTTCTTCGCCTATCGCCGCGCCTTCCTCGGCCTGCATCTCAATGAGGGCGCGGCGGCGTCCTTCGTGCTTCTGCTCATCGTGCTTGGACTGACGGTCCTGTTCTTCGCGACGCTGGAGCGCCGGCGGTAA
- a CDS encoding substrate-binding domain-containing protein — translation MNFALRASRNGARRVRSAAFAMGAAALATGLALPAHAETRAKPFDAWPKSEIMKTMSLDEAKAIVAARTGPQTEWKGPTTGPEATTAATTVVYVSADQSYVSFVNWGRGVSEAAEALGWKAVTLNGKGTVTGNLSAMQQAVAMKPAAIVTSADASALQGPIKQAVDAGIPVIGIHATAFPGPDPETNLFMNIGSDPVEIGAAQAAYVIAKSNGTARLLHFLDSGFAIARLKAEAATEPVKNCKGCTFLEMINIPIADQTRRIPSVISGVIANYGDDWWGTTCCDNFYPYIASALRASGVEPSKVHLVGADGPPSAYDMIRKGEYEVATVPEPSTLFGYQAIDAVVRAMAGEEPAKFVQPTYLVTRENVDKEGGDKNEFIPSNGFACHYMNVWRKTAKAC, via the coding sequence ATGAATTTTGCTCTCCGTGCGTCCCGTAATGGGGCGCGGCGTGTGCGTTCGGCTGCGTTCGCGATGGGGGCGGCAGCCCTCGCCACTGGGCTTGCGCTCCCCGCCCATGCCGAAACGCGCGCCAAGCCTTTCGACGCCTGGCCGAAATCCGAGATCATGAAGACCATGAGTCTCGACGAGGCCAAGGCGATCGTCGCGGCCCGCACCGGCCCGCAGACCGAATGGAAGGGCCCCACCACCGGGCCCGAAGCGACGACCGCGGCGACCACGGTCGTCTATGTGTCGGCCGATCAGTCCTACGTGTCGTTCGTGAACTGGGGACGCGGCGTCTCGGAGGCCGCTGAGGCACTCGGCTGGAAGGCCGTGACGCTGAACGGCAAGGGCACGGTCACCGGCAACCTCTCCGCCATGCAGCAGGCGGTCGCGATGAAGCCGGCCGCCATCGTCACCTCGGCGGATGCCAGCGCGTTGCAGGGGCCGATCAAGCAGGCGGTCGATGCGGGAATTCCCGTGATCGGCATTCACGCCACGGCCTTTCCCGGTCCTGATCCCGAGACCAACCTGTTCATGAACATCGGGTCGGACCCGGTGGAGATCGGTGCGGCGCAGGCGGCTTACGTCATCGCCAAGTCCAACGGCACCGCCCGGCTGCTGCACTTCCTCGACAGCGGGTTCGCCATCGCCCGCCTGAAGGCCGAAGCCGCGACGGAGCCGGTGAAGAACTGCAAGGGCTGCACCTTCCTCGAAATGATCAACATCCCGATCGCCGACCAGACCCGGCGCATTCCCTCGGTCATCTCGGGCGTGATCGCCAATTATGGCGATGACTGGTGGGGCACCACCTGCTGCGACAACTTCTATCCCTACATTGCCTCGGCCCTGCGCGCGTCCGGCGTGGAACCCTCGAAGGTGCACCTGGTCGGCGCCGACGGCCCGCCCTCGGCCTATGACATGATCCGCAAGGGTGAGTACGAGGTCGCGACCGTTCCCGAGCCCTCGACGCTGTTCGGCTATCAGGCCATCGACGCCGTGGTGCGTGCCATGGCAGGCGAGGAGCCGGCGAAGTTCGTGCAGCCGACCTATCTCGTGACCCGCGAGAACGTGGACAAGGAAGGCGGCGACAAGAACGAGTTCATCCCGAGCAACGGTTTTGCCTGCCACTACATGAATGTGTGGCGCAAGACGGCGAAGGCCTGCTGA